A stretch of Lathyrus oleraceus cultivar Zhongwan6 chromosome 6, CAAS_Psat_ZW6_1.0, whole genome shotgun sequence DNA encodes these proteins:
- the LOC127097866 gene encoding GDP-fucose transporter 1, with protein sequence MSSSTKPPHYATSGLVIGYALCSSLLAIINKYAITQFNYPGLLTALQYLTSALGVYLFGKLGFLHHDPFTIPIAKKFFPAALVFFLAIFTNTNLLRHANVDTFIVFRSLTPLLVALADTAFRGQPSPSNLTFFSLVVILAGAVGYVATDSGFTLTAYSWAFAYLVTITTEMVYIKHMVMSLGLNTWGFVLYNNVLSLMIAPFFWFLTGENFEVSNAINSSTGSLFEMNAFLAVSLSCVFGLLISFFGFAARKAVSATAFTVTGVVNKFLTVAINVTIWDKHASPAGLVCLLFTIIGGVLYQQSVTGNCSMLSV encoded by the coding sequence ATGTCATCATCAACCAAGCCACCGCACTACGCCACAAGCGGTTTGGTGATAGGTTACGCTCTCTGTTCAAGCTTGTTAGCGATAATCAACAAATACGCCATCACTCAATTCAACTACCCTGGTCTCTTAACCGCTTTACAGTACCTCACTTCAGCTCTCGGCGTTTACCTTTTCGGAAAATTAGGGTTTCTTCATCACGATCCTTTCACCATTCCGATCGCCAAGAAATTCTTCCCTGCCGCACTCGTTTTCTTCCTCGCTATCTTCACCAACACGAATCTACTCCGTCACGCTAACGTTGATACCTTCATTGTTTTCAGATCTCTTACCCCTCTTCTTGTTGCTCTCGCTGATACCGCTTTTCGAGGTCAACCTTCGCCTTCTAACCTTACTTTTTTCTCGCTTGTTGTTATTCTTGCTGGTGCCGTTGGTTATGTTGCTACCGATTCGGGTTTTACTCTTACCGCTTATTCATGGGCTTTTGCTTATTTGGTTACGATTACTACTGAGATGGTTTATATCAAGCATATGGTTATGAGTCTTGGGTTGAATACTTGGGGTTTTGTTCTTTATAACAATGTCTTGTCTTTAATGATTGCTCCTTTCTTTTGGTTTCTAACTGGAGAGAATTTTGAGGTTTCGAATGCGATTAATTCGAGTACCGGGAGTTTGTTTGAGATGAATGCGTTTCTTGCGGTTTCTTTGTCTTGTGTGTTTGGTTTGCTTATCAGTTTCTTTGGATTTGCTGCGAGAAAAGCGGTTTCGGCTACTGCTTTTACGGTTACTGGGGTTGTGAATAAGTTTCTCACGGTGGCTATTAATGTGACGATTTGGGATAAGCATGCTAGTCCTGCTGGTCTGGTTTGTTTGCTTTTTACTATAATTGGGGGAGTTCTTTATCAGCAATCGGTTACTGGGAATTGTTCAATGCTATCAGTATGA